In the Callospermophilus lateralis isolate mCalLat2 chromosome 7, mCalLat2.hap1, whole genome shotgun sequence genome, AAAGAGGCCGCCCATGCGCACCAGCACCGTCTGCACCTGGCTCTGCAGGCTGAAGCGCTGCTGCCGCTGCTCCTCTGTGGGAGGGGTGCACCTGTCACCGCCTGCCGCGCACCAGGCCCCACTCAGACGTCCGCTGGAGCCACATGGGCCTCTCAGCTCTCGCCTCCCCTTGCTGCCCCCTCCATCCACCCCTCTCTCTGAGCACCCACAGGGTGCTGGGCACGCCGGCCAGGGCTGCCCGTCCACCTGCTGGCCTCCCACTGGCCCAGGACAGAGCCCCGCAGTTGCGGGGTTGACCCGATTCTCTTTCCCACACAGCGACGTCTGATCCTTCAGCAAGCCCAGTCCTCCACGCACGTCCCCAACTCCCATGGCTCCTCTGGGTCCAGGCCACCTCCCCAGGCAGCTCCTCCTAGGGCTCCTGTTCTTTATTTTCTtggggctgaggatggaactcagggtctcctgcatgctaggcaagcgctctgccaccaagttacacccccagtcctttggCTTCTGTCCCTGCCCCTACCATCCAGTGTCTACTGACCTGCTAAAGTGACCTTCTAAACATGTCCAGGAGATGAAATCATCCCTCTGTTTACAACCTTCTCAGGACTTTCTTCTGCATTTGAAAATCCAAACCCAGACCTGGGCCTTACCAGATCCTGCCTGATTTGGCCTCAGCCCACTCCCAACGTCACCGTGTCTCTAACTTGATCCTGCTCACTACCCCAACCATCCTGGCTTCCTTTTAGTTCATGGAGTTTGCCAGGCTTATTCccaacccagggcctttgcacttgcaGTTCTCGCTGCCTGAACACCTCCCTCCCCCTGCCTTTCCTATACTATCTCTATTCTTCAGCCAGGGCTCTTCCCTAGAGACCAGATCAGACCACAGCACTCTCCCCTGCTGGGAACCCTGCAGTGGTCTCTCAGCAGACCGCCCAACCTGGCTGGCCAGGGCCTTCAGTTAGGCTCTTAAGAACCTAAGCACAgcctgtaatctcaacagctcagaagcctgaggcagaaggatttcgagttcaaaggcagcctcagcaacgaggtgctaagcaactcagtgaaaaataaaatacaaaacagggctgggaatgtggctcagtagttaagtgccccagaGCTCAATCCTAGGAACCAAcataaaaggaaacaaagcaGGCTAgacgtggtggcacacacttgtaatccagcaacttggaggctaaggcaggaggatagcaagtttgaggccagtctcagcaacttttagcaaaaagaaaaaaaaaaaaaaaaaactggccagCCTCACCGCTTCCCAGTGCCCTTTGGTTGACAGCTGCACTGGCCTTCTGTCCATGGTTTGATGGTACGGTGCCCTCCTCAGTCTGGGCTTTGGCACATGTGACTCTCTGCCCACAGTCCCCCTCAGCCTCACCTCTCAGAGGGCCCTGCCCAGCTTTGGAGACCAAACCAGGCACTCGCTCCTCGGGGCTTCCCCGGCAGGCTGAATCTGCCCTGAGTGGCCTGTGCGCCTTCTGCCCCTGGGTCGGTGCCCTGGGATGACAGGGCTGGGCCCGCGGCTGGGCCACACAGTGGGCTGTGCCTGCAATCAGAGGAACCCCGCCCCTGGGCCCTCACCCTGCATGTGGATGACCAGCAGCGTGTAGCAGATGGTGAGTGGGGTCCAGAAGCGCACGGCCTCCGAGGTGCTCAGGAAGTCCTGGTTGATGAGGACCACGGCCGCCAGGTCGCCCACGGCAAAGGCCACGGCCAGGGCCCGGCCCAGCAGCCGAGGAAGGCCATGAGCCCCGGCCAGCAGGCCCAGGCAGACCCCGCAGTAGTGCTGGGCGCTGTGCAGCTCGTAGAGGCGGCAGACGTGGTGGTGGAGGCGCCGGGCGCCTGAGCTGAGCAGCGCGGCCAGCCCGAGGCTCAGCAGCAGGTTGAGGGTGCTGTGCGGGGCGCCCTCCTGCAGGACGCTCAGGGCGCAGGCCAGCCCGCAGCCCAACGAGAACTGGCTCAGCAGGAACAGCTGCAGCCGCTCTGCGCTCCGGGAGCCCTGCTGGGGCCGACAGGAGGAGGGTGGCCGGCAGGTGGCAAAGGCTCCACTCTGTGGGAGGCCAGAGCCCCCAGGGACCTTGGGACCGTTCCCAAAGAGAGCCTGTTGGTTCAGGCCGAGCCCCTGCGGGACCCTTCCTCTCGCCCGCGTCCCAGCCTCCAAGAGCTGCTGTCACATCTGACGCTGGATGTTGGCCATGGATGAGCCGATGAGGGTCACAGGGACCCCATGGCCGTGAGCATCAAATGAGACGTAGCCTCGGAGTACTTAGTGCAGGGCCTGGCACGCGGGAAGCTCAGGTCACGGAACTGTCCCGATGTGCTGGGGACTGGGATCTGGGCCATCAAAACCCGAGGGAACCACCCGCAGCCTCTTCTCCATCTTAGGGAAAAGGGGGCCCAGCTTCCCTGTTCCAGGGGTGACACGAGGGCCTGCAGGGACCCCCAGCCTCACCTTGCCCAAAGACAGCAGCGTGGACACAGCCCGGAGGGAGAACTCGAGCACCACCAGGGCGGCCACCCGGGACCCCACCACGGTCAGGAACAGAGCCAGCCCGGCCAGGTGCAGGGCCTCCAGCCAGGCCCACTGGGCCCGCAGCCGCTCCTTTTCGGGCTGCCGCTTAGGGTCACTGTGGAGGAGAGTGGGCAGAGGAGCAAGACCACCCTCCCGGGCCTCAGGAAGGGTTGCGAGGCCCCAGGGAGGAGGCCAGGGAGGACGGTGGAGGGACTCCAGTGGGATGGGGCGTGGGCACTCACTTGGCACAGCCCACAAAAAAGTAGACTTTCAGGAGGCTGTTCAGGACGGAGACACCGAAGGCCCCCACGAGGCCTGCAGGGGGGCGGGGAGGCAGCAGGTGTgggctgggagggagggagggaggggacggctgggggggggggcaggtggCACGGAGGAGGGGCTCACCTTGCAGGAGGCTGTCCAGGAGGCTGGAGCCCCACTCCAGGGAGGGGAGCCAGGAGCGGAGGGAGAACATGGCAGCCGGACCTGGCCCCAGCCTCCAGCCAGGTCTGCACAGGGACGGACCCAATAATGACGCCACTGGCCAAAGGTGTCAGTGGAGGGCAGGGGAGGAGCCGGGAGGGTCAAAGgcccagggagggaggagagctGGGGCGTTAACCCTCTGGGCTGCTTGCAGGAGTGTAAGGCCCAGCTGGCTCCACAGCAGCCTGGGGTGGCGAAGGGGTGTCCCTGGGCTGGGCTCCAGTCTCTGTGCCTGATAAAGTCTGGTGTCCACTTGCCTTACCCTCCCAGAGAGCTTGGCCATACCGTGCTTTCCTGAAGCCCCCGGGCCTCCGCCTGCCCTGCCTCTCCTCTCATCCTAGGGGTTGAAGTAGGGGCTCCCTCCCCCACAGCCTGAGGTCTGGGACCTCTCCCCTAGGGCCTGAGGTTAGGCTCTGCCCCCTTATCCTGAGGTCTGGGGCCTCCCCCATGCTGAGCGTGGCTTTCCCACGAGGgctggtggcccagcttcctgaaGCCTCAGCTCTGGCTCCGCCCTTTCAGCAGGCGGCCTCCAATCTCTGGCAGCCTGGGCTGGGGTCCTGCCCGAGCCCTCCCCTGCCTGAACCCTCCCCTGCCTGGGCCCCCGGCTGCCCATCCTGATATTCCCCCCCCCCGCCCGTGTCCACTAGGTGGCAGCCTTGCCTGGCCAGGCAGGGTGGGGCTGGCCactggaaacccttcttgggctccCTTCCCAGATGGGAGCAGGTGGTCCTGGTGGGGACTCAGGGGTGGGGCAACGGAGGCTGCGGTGGAGGAAGTCCTTGAGGTAAACAAAGTAGAAACCTTTATTGTTTGGAGTGTGCAGTGGGGCTGCCTCCAGGGCCCGATCTTCACACCCAGGGATTCCGGGGAGGCTGCACCAACCAGGCCAGTCCTGCCGGCCAGGGAGCTGGGGTTCCCTCGGCAGTGCCAAGGTCAGTTCAGGCCTGTGGTAGGAGTGTGGCTGCTGCTGGAGGAAGGGCCGGGGCCTGCTGTTGGCCCTGTCCCTGGCTGTGCCCGCCACTCACCTGGGCAGCCATCCCTTTCCTGGACCTCAGCCTCCTGGTCTGAACCACAGGCTCCCTGAGCTTCCTTTCGGAATCATCCGAACATGTGCAACTGCGGGGTCTCAGCGCCAGCTCTCAGGTGAGGTCTAGGCTGAATCGCGTCCCTATATCCCCTGGTCCCGCGCATACTCTGAGGCCCCACCCCCAGGACTTGGGATGGGCCTGCAGTGCAGACAGGGCTAATCATCCTTTAGTAAAGGTGAGGTCACTGGAGTGGGCCCGAGAGCAATGTGACCTGCGTCCTTGTAAGAGGACATTAGGACACAGTTACACCAGGGGACACCTATGAGGGACCCAGGGAGATGGCAGTTGGTTGCTAgccagggggagaggtcaggagaACCCAGCCCTGGGCTCGGATGTGGTGCAGCGAGGCCCTGGGCTCCGGCCCCAGCGTGGAGAGGAAGGAGGACCAAGCGGCGGCCCTGCGATCTCAGACTTCAGGCCTCCAGGTGGGAGAAAACGAGTTCCCAGTTCAAGCCCCTGAGTCCGTGGCCCCTTCAGGGCAGCCCTAGTGAACAGCCCTGCGTCCCCACACCAGTCTCAGCTGCAGAAGTGAAGGAGGGTTCGCTGGATTCGCTGCTGTTGGGGACCCAGGGGCCGAGACAGTTCGGTCACTCGGCTCGGTGCTGCTCACCCAGGTCATTCAGCCAGGACTCAGAGAGAAGGACAGGGGCCACTCTGAGCAGATGCTCAGGGTGGGTTGGGTGGGCCACCGTTGTCCACACGCTGCCCCCACCTGTGGCAGGGCCGGGCCTGTGGTCTGCTCTGGGATGGCCGGTCTCATGGAGGAAGGACATCGCTTCTGGCCAAGTGTCAAGCCGTGCCAGGCTGTGGGGTGGGGGACGAGGCCTAGGTGCCCTGGTGTTGGGCCCCCCGCCGGGCCAGTTTCCGCAGCTCATCCCAGAAGAGCATGCTGAGGATGGTGTGCGGACCCAGGCGCAGATAGGCAGGGCCCAGGCCCTTGTAGAGCGCCAAGGGTCCCTCCTGTTGACAGATCTTCACCAAGCAATCCACGAGGCCCCCATACAGCTGGCCCTGTGGATAGACATGGACGGGTCACTGTAAGGGCTGTGAGGCCCCAGCTGGCACAACTGGGAAACTGGCATGTCTGTGTGTCCAGGGCTTCTGCTGGTATATCAGAATGCACTGGTCCCCAGCGGGGCAGGTGCAGAAAGGTGATGCTGTAGGTTGTGACATTAGGAAGAAGGCCTCTTCCTTCAGGCAGACACAGCCCGCTGCCAGGGCTCTCAGCCTGTCTAGAGGCACACGGGCACCCTGGTTTTGGGCACATCTGTGAGACTGGCAGTGCCATGGGAAGACCATGATTCCAATCCCAAGTCTCCCACTTAGCAGCTGAGTGACTGCAGGCAAATCActtgacctctctgagcctcaatttcctcTTCAGGAAAAAGAATAATAGCTGGATGTTGAAGTGCTTGGCGGTACCTGGTTCACAGCTGCTCATCAAACAAGCCTAGGTGACATGCGTGTGTGCCACATGTGTCCCCCAGGCTCTGCTGTGCCTGTGTGTATTGGGGGGTTGATCCCagctccccacatcctccccaaccCTGTTCCCTGCTCACCCTGCCAGCTCCATCCACAGGCTGATTGTACAGCCGCGTGCTGACCACGTCGAAGGGGGTCATGACAGCAGCCACCGCTATGCTGCTGATCATGCCTCCAGCCAGGGCCACCAGCCAGCTGTCCTCTGGGAGCCACTGTGGGGACAGCACAGACATCTGACCCCAGCAGCTGCCCTCATCCACCCACATGGTGACCCCCAGCACACAAGGTGGAGGGGCTGGTCAGGGAG is a window encoding:
- the Tmem82 gene encoding transmembrane protein 82 yields the protein MFSLRSWLPSLEWGSSLLDSLLQGLVGAFGVSVLNSLLKVYFFVGCANDPKRQPEKERLRAQWAWLEALHLAGLALFLTVVGSRVAALVVLEFSLRAVSTLLSLGKGSRSAERLQLFLLSQFSLGCGLACALSVLQEGAPHSTLNLLLSLGLAALLSSGARRLHHHVCRLYELHSAQHYCGVCLGLLAGAHGLPRLLGRALAVAFAVGDLAAVVLINQDFLSTSEAVRFWTPLTICYTLLVIHMQEEQRQQRFSLQSQVQTVLVRMGGLFVLLLTVGRWMDLLGILVSLLGELWCLVGVRALLDLCQIQGFPSQTPSAPAASQPLPSTPPGSQKTAPS